One segment of Brassica napus cultivar Da-Ae chromosome C3, Da-Ae, whole genome shotgun sequence DNA contains the following:
- the LOC106389465 gene encoding pentatricopeptide repeat-containing protein At2g17033 translates to MTISTCSIALQRFLFTPPPQSLSQGRREELRAPMEVRCKAGAVPLMKQSHKFLSSLSSPALAGDPSATNRHIKKFVAASPKSVSLNVLSHLLSPHTSLPHLSFFALSLYSEITDASWFDWNPKLIADLVALLNKQERFHESETLLSTAVTNLKSNERDFALFLCNLAESNSKQGSAQGFKEACLRLREVLQTSSSVYVKTQAYKSMVSGLCNMDQPNDAETVIEEMRLEKLKPGVFEYKSVLYGYGRLGLFDDMNRIVHRMETEGHRVDTVCSNMVLSSYGAHDALPQMGSWLQRLKDFNVPLSLRTYNTVLNSCPTVTSMLKDLNSCPLSVSEVLTFLNEDEVVLVRALTQSSVLHEAMEWSSLEGKLDLHGMHLSSAYLIMMQWMDEIKVRFSGEKCVVPAEIVVVSGSGKHSSVRGESPVKALVKKMMVRTGSPMRIDRKNVGCFIAKGKTVKEWFCQ, encoded by the exons ATGACGATAAGCACCTGTAGCATCGCTTTGCAACGCTTCCTTTTCACTCCGCCGCCTCAGAGCCTGAGCCAAGGTAGGAGAGAAGAGCTAAGAGCACCAATGGAGGTTCGGTGCAAGGCCGGAGCAGTGCCTTTGATGAAGCAAAGCCACAAGTTTCTCTCGTCCCTCTCTTCCCCTGCCTTGGCTGGAGATCCCTCAGCTACAAACCGACACATTAAGAAGTTCGTAGCTGCTTCCCCCAAGTCAGTGTCTCTCAATGTCCTCTCTCATCTCCTCTCACCTCACACTTCACTTCCCCATCTCTCCTTCTTTGCTCTCTCT TTGTATTCAGAAATTACTGACGCttcgtggtttgattggaacccTAAGCTCATTGCTGATCTTGTTGCTCTGCTCAATAAGCAAGAAAGATTCCACGAATCAGAAACTCTACTCTCTACTGCCGTTACAAACCTCAAGTCAAACGAACGAGACTTTGCTCTCTTCCTCTGCAACTTGGCTGAATCAAACTCTAAACAAGGGTCCGCACAAGGTTTCAAGGAAGCCTGCCTTCGTTTGAGAGAGGTATTACAAACATCGTCATCAGTTTACGTCAAAACCCAAGCTTACAAGTCTATGGTTTCTGGACTATGCAACATGGACCAACCTAACGATGCTGAAACCGTTATCGAAGAGATGAGACTCGAAAAACTAAAGCCGGGGGTGTTTGAATATAAGTCTGTTCTATACGGTTACGGAAGGTTAGGATTGTTTGATGACATGAACAGAATAGTGCATAGGATGGAGACAGAAGGTCACAGAGTCGACACGGTTTGTTCAAACATGGTCCTGTCTTCCTACGGAGCTCATGACGCTCTTCCCCAAATGGGTTCTTGGCTACAGAGACTGAAGGACTTCAACGTTCCTTTGTCCTTAAGAACGTACAACACGGTCTTGAATTCTTGTCCTACAGTCACATCAATGTTAAAAGACTTGAATAGCTGTCCGCTCTCTGTTTCCGAAGTGCTTACTTTTCTCAATGAAGACGAGGTGGTTCTGGTACGCGCATTGACTCAGTCGTCGGTTTTACATGAAGCCATGGAGTGGAGTTCGTTAGAAGGCAAGCTGGATCTGCATGGTATGCACTTGAGCTCGGCGTATTTGATAATGATGCAGTGGATGGATGAGATCAAGGTTAGGTTTAGTGGAGAGAAGTGTGTGGTTCCTGCAGAGATTGTAGTTGTCTCTGGCTCTGGAAAGCACAGTAGCGTGAGAGGAGAGTCACCGGTTAAAGCATTGGTTAAAAAGATGATGGTTCGTACCGGAAGCCCTATGAGAATCGACAGGAAGAACGTTGGTTGTTTTATTGCTAAAGGAAAAACGGTAAAAGAATGGTTTTGCCAATGA
- the LOC125583732 gene encoding photosystem II D2 protein-like encodes MMGVAGVLGAALLCAIHGATVENTLFEDGDGANTFRAFNPTQAEETYSMVTANRFWSQIFGVDFSNKRWLHFFMLFVPVAGLWMSALGVVGLALNLRAYDFVSQEIRAAEDPEFETFYTKNILLNEGIRAWMAAQDQPHENLIFPEEVLPRGNAL; translated from the coding sequence ATGATGGGAGTCGCTGGTGTACTGGGCGCGGCTCTGTTATGCGCTATTCATGGTGCTACTGTAGAAAATACTTTATTTGAAGATGGTGATGGTGCAAATACATTCCGTGCTTTTAACCCAACTCAAGCCGAAGAAACTTATTCAATGGTCACCGCTAACCGCTTTTGGTCACAAATCTTTGGGGTTGATTTTTCCAATAAACGTTGGTTACATTTCTTTATGTTATTTGTACCAGTAGCTGGTTTATGGATGAGTGCTCTTGGAGTAGTCGGTCTAGCTTTGAACCTACGTGCCTATGACTTCGTTTCCCAGGAAATCCGTGCAGCGGAAGATCCGGAATTTGAGACTTTCTAtactaaaaatattcttttaaacgAAGGTATTCGCGCTTGGATGGCGGCTCAAGATCAGCCTCATGAAAACCTTATATTCCCTGAGGAGGTTCTACCACGTGGAAACGCTCTTTAA